The following are from one region of the Pseudodesulfovibrio piezophilus C1TLV30 genome:
- the dsrM gene encoding sulfate reduction electron transfer complex DsrMKJOP subunit DsrM yields the protein MNALYSLLFVFLLVLIPLFGVDAAHLRTFFGVCIPSTAFIIFVIGFITKVINWGRSPVPFRIPTTGGQFKSFDTTMFKQNKFDCPQTGAQTFVRMVLEVFAFRSLFRNTQVSLHDTKSGPVVAYKSSKWLWLFAIVFHYSFFIVALRHLRLFLEPVPFFVNGLEFVDGILQIGAPAMYLADCGLVIGVILLLGRRLIDAKINYLSYVSDFFPLFLILAVALSGIYMRYYAKVDVIAIKELTMGLVTFHFVVPETIGVSFFVHVFLVSVLMAYFPFSKLMHFPGVFMSPTRNLPNDTRAKHHVNPWNDPNIKPHTYADYEKEFGVPMAEAGLPLDNPENGVAPEEKA from the coding sequence ATGAATGCGCTTTACTCACTTCTGTTCGTCTTTCTCCTGGTGTTGATCCCGTTGTTCGGGGTTGATGCAGCACATCTGAGGACTTTCTTCGGTGTCTGTATCCCCTCAACGGCGTTCATCATCTTTGTCATTGGCTTTATAACTAAAGTCATCAACTGGGGGCGGAGTCCTGTTCCTTTCCGTATCCCCACAACCGGTGGTCAGTTCAAATCCTTTGATACCACCATGTTCAAGCAGAACAAGTTCGACTGTCCTCAGACCGGCGCTCAGACCTTTGTGCGCATGGTCCTGGAAGTTTTTGCTTTCCGCTCCTTGTTCCGCAACACTCAGGTGTCACTGCACGATACCAAGAGTGGACCGGTCGTGGCGTACAAATCCAGCAAATGGCTCTGGCTCTTTGCAATTGTCTTCCACTATTCCTTTTTCATTGTGGCACTGCGCCACCTCCGCCTGTTCCTCGAACCCGTGCCCTTCTTCGTGAACGGACTGGAATTCGTGGACGGCATCCTGCAAATAGGCGCGCCCGCCATGTACCTGGCCGACTGTGGTCTCGTCATCGGCGTGATCCTGTTGCTTGGCCGCAGACTCATTGATGCCAAGATCAATTACCTCTCGTATGTCTCAGACTTCTTCCCGCTGTTCCTGATCCTGGCCGTCGCCCTGTCGGGCATCTACATGCGTTATTACGCCAAAGTTGATGTCATCGCCATCAAGGAGCTGACCATGGGACTGGTGACGTTTCATTTCGTCGTTCCGGAAACCATTGGTGTCTCCTTCTTCGTTCACGTCTTCCTTGTCAGCGTCCTCATGGCGTACTTCCCGTTCAGCAAATTGATGCACTTTCCCGGTGTCTTCATGTCCCCCACAAGGAACCTGCCGAACGATACCCGCGCCAAGCATCACGTGAACCCCTGGAATGACCCCAACATCAAGCCCCACACCTACGCTGATTACGAAAAAGAATTCGGCGTGCCCATGGCCGAGGCCGGATTGCCTCTGGATAATCCGGAAAATGGCGTGGCCCCAGAGGAAAAGGCTTAG
- a CDS encoding RsbRD N-terminal domain-containing protein produces MTLETKLAERKEELSEKWADLILQTYPKETQKIWGRQKDRFQNPVGAAIVEATRELLELIIQWQDADKIAAELDRLIRIRSVQDFTPSQAISFVFLLKKLFRDEFFSTMKADGALEDLLRFEAKIDNLAMMSFDIYSKGREQIFRLRVDEVKRAQSSLLRKAGLVADVTVEPSTD; encoded by the coding sequence ATGACATTGGAAACCAAGCTTGCCGAGCGCAAGGAAGAGTTGTCGGAAAAGTGGGCAGACCTGATCCTTCAGACCTACCCGAAAGAAACCCAGAAAATCTGGGGTCGACAAAAAGATCGTTTCCAGAATCCGGTGGGCGCGGCAATTGTCGAGGCCACCAGGGAACTCCTTGAGCTTATCATTCAATGGCAGGATGCCGACAAGATAGCTGCCGAACTGGATAGGCTCATCCGTATCCGAAGCGTGCAGGATTTTACTCCGTCCCAGGCCATCAGTTTTGTCTTTCTGCTGAAAAAACTTTTTCGCGACGAGTTCTTCAGCACCATGAAAGCGGATGGGGCCCTTGAGGACCTGCTCAGATTTGAAGCCAAGATAGACAACTTGGCCATGATGTCCTTCGACATCTATTCCAAAGGTCGCGAACAAATATTCCGGCTGCGCGTGGATGAGGTGAAACGCGCCCAGAGCAGTCTGCTCAGAAAAGCCGGACTCGTTGCGGACGTTACGGTCGAACCTTCGACCGATTAA
- a CDS encoding PAS domain S-box protein: protein MAQLQSIIFAKTRHLAKKAQALAEPSFFPATAVPGLDFWLKVADALGKYIQTNFKTEIDQAALQIAHSLGTSVLAPLAIWHSEAEGTKHLSPAECIAVLKAFRHASLTLLNETDLTEKTQVHRLFDTLELEVCRTATWPPDKTISHGSCSTDRIPACENRFLSLFKSLAEAVFFLDSEHRIECLNQAAMGLLWNIEPDPSLQGATSLPDISSAPLLAETLPWLEKALQNSAPFLKQEHHLSCIVESEEKSRYFSITISRQEPSNPQSALTLIVDDITGSVETQIQLARERSLSSNYLDVVGTIVVGLDPSGTVMLINRTGCETLGYEKNDLVGHNWYKTMVPESNRKIIYDSISAIFESGEDNDDEYTNIIITKSGEHRLIAWKNRLLRNEEGAPVAILCSGTDITRQRKTEEALAEKELWLRNTFVALGEAVLIVSPENIVIDTNPAAETVFQMPREDICGKSADNLHIDTAHADEFRQLTKEAFERGESATFEFSMRRKNNQTFPTEHSVSLITGDDGTVLGEVNALRDISNRKKAERVLQESEDKFRRIFETIEEGFIVTDMDGIIQMVNPATCNLLGYEEVDLIGHNMVMLYANLDDRARLRQSLLAKGHVHGFHLTAVRKDGTHIVIESNTHLVHDKEGIPFAFEGTFRDITARIEADRVLREREKQYRAFFENNHAVMLLEDPKTGDIIDANPAASEFYGYDIETMRTMNMSQIIALTEAEVYREMHNAHSQGRSHFIFKHRLENKEIRDVEVYSGPIMVRGNQLLYSVIHDVTTRIRLEKDMTRMATTDALTGASNRHRFFLLAAAELKRAKRYKRPLAVLMLDIDYFKSINDTYGHQAGDAVLKAMAALTMANLRETDVFGRLGGEEFAVLLPETDQENALIAAERLREDLGQLKVVVNEQEIHFTVSIGLSLAHKRDKIIEETLYRADEALYKAKRGGRNRIEFGTATRS from the coding sequence ATGGCTCAACTCCAATCGATAATATTCGCCAAAACTCGACACCTGGCAAAAAAGGCACAGGCGCTCGCAGAGCCTTCTTTCTTTCCGGCAACAGCCGTACCGGGTCTCGATTTCTGGCTCAAGGTCGCCGACGCCCTGGGAAAATATATTCAAACGAATTTCAAGACTGAAATCGACCAGGCAGCGTTACAGATTGCCCACTCCCTTGGGACATCCGTTCTCGCTCCCTTGGCGATCTGGCATTCAGAGGCAGAAGGGACAAAACACCTCTCCCCTGCCGAATGCATAGCTGTCCTCAAAGCATTTCGTCACGCTTCCCTCACACTCCTGAACGAAACTGACCTCACTGAAAAGACACAGGTACACCGGCTGTTCGACACCCTTGAACTCGAAGTCTGCCGCACGGCAACATGGCCTCCCGACAAGACCATCTCCCATGGTTCCTGTTCGACTGATCGCATTCCGGCCTGTGAGAACCGATTCCTGTCACTCTTCAAAAGCCTCGCTGAAGCCGTCTTCTTCCTTGACTCCGAGCATCGTATCGAATGCTTGAATCAAGCGGCCATGGGACTTCTGTGGAACATTGAACCTGATCCATCCCTTCAAGGGGCGACATCGTTGCCGGACATCTCCTCTGCCCCCTTGCTTGCGGAGACCCTCCCATGGTTGGAAAAGGCGTTGCAGAACTCGGCTCCTTTCTTGAAACAGGAACATCACTTGAGCTGCATTGTTGAATCCGAGGAAAAATCACGATACTTCAGCATCACGATTTCACGTCAGGAGCCATCAAACCCACAGTCCGCCCTGACTCTCATAGTCGATGACATTACCGGGAGTGTGGAGACGCAGATACAGCTCGCCCGTGAGAGAAGCCTGTCCTCGAATTATCTCGATGTTGTCGGAACGATTGTCGTTGGACTGGACCCTTCAGGCACGGTGATGCTCATCAACAGAACAGGCTGCGAAACTCTCGGCTACGAAAAAAATGATTTGGTGGGCCACAATTGGTATAAAACCATGGTTCCCGAATCAAACAGAAAGATCATTTACGATTCGATCTCCGCGATCTTCGAATCCGGAGAAGACAACGACGATGAATATACCAATATCATTATCACCAAATCAGGGGAGCATCGTCTCATTGCCTGGAAAAACCGACTGCTTCGAAATGAAGAGGGCGCACCAGTCGCCATTCTGTGCTCGGGGACAGACATCACCAGGCAGCGCAAGACCGAAGAGGCTCTGGCCGAAAAGGAACTCTGGCTTCGAAACACCTTTGTGGCCTTGGGTGAGGCTGTTCTCATCGTCTCGCCGGAAAACATCGTTATCGACACAAATCCGGCAGCCGAAACCGTCTTTCAAATGCCCAGAGAAGACATCTGTGGCAAGTCTGCTGACAACCTGCATATTGATACCGCCCATGCTGATGAATTTCGACAACTGACAAAAGAAGCATTCGAACGCGGAGAATCAGCGACCTTCGAATTTTCCATGCGTCGCAAAAACAATCAGACCTTCCCCACTGAACATTCCGTGTCGCTGATTACCGGAGACGATGGGACTGTTCTCGGTGAAGTCAACGCACTGCGGGATATCAGCAATCGCAAAAAGGCAGAGCGGGTACTTCAGGAAAGTGAAGACAAATTTCGTCGCATCTTCGAGACCATAGAAGAAGGATTCATCGTAACCGACATGGATGGAATCATTCAGATGGTCAACCCTGCCACCTGCAACCTGCTGGGGTATGAAGAAGTCGATCTCATCGGCCACAATATGGTCATGCTGTATGCCAACCTGGATGATCGAGCGCGACTGCGGCAATCCCTTCTGGCCAAAGGGCATGTGCATGGATTCCATCTGACCGCAGTTCGCAAGGACGGAACACACATTGTCATTGAGAGCAATACCCACCTGGTCCATGACAAGGAAGGTATCCCTTTTGCCTTTGAAGGAACGTTTCGCGATATTACGGCACGCATTGAAGCGGACCGGGTTCTCAGAGAAAGAGAAAAGCAATATCGGGCGTTTTTTGAAAACAACCATGCTGTCATGCTTCTGGAAGATCCCAAGACCGGAGATATCATTGATGCAAATCCGGCGGCCAGTGAATTCTACGGGTACGATATCGAGACGATGCGCACCATGAATATGAGCCAGATAATCGCTCTGACTGAAGCCGAGGTCTATCGTGAAATGCATAATGCGCACAGTCAAGGGCGGTCCCACTTCATCTTCAAGCATCGTCTGGAAAACAAGGAAATCCGCGATGTGGAAGTCTACTCCGGGCCGATCATGGTCCGAGGAAATCAACTGCTTTATTCTGTCATCCACGATGTGACCACCCGCATACGCCTTGAAAAAGATATGACGCGCATGGCAACCACGGACGCACTGACTGGAGCGAGCAACCGACACCGTTTTTTTCTGCTCGCCGCAGCCGAATTGAAACGAGCCAAACGATACAAACGTCCCTTGGCCGTTCTGATGCTGGATATCGATTATTTCAAATCGATCAACGATACCTATGGACACCAGGCGGGCGACGCCGTTCTCAAAGCCATGGCCGCCCTGACCATGGCCAACTTGCGGGAAACAGATGTTTTCGGCCGACTCGGAGGTGAAGAATTCGCCGTCCTGCTCCCGGAAACAGACCAGGAGAATGCCCTGATTGCCGCCGAAAGACTCCGGGAAGATCTCGGACAACTAAAGGTCGTGGTCAACGAACAGGAAATCCATTTTACAGTCTCCATCGGACTCTCCCTGGCCCATAAAAGAGACAAGATCATAGAAGAGACCCTTTACAGAGCGGATGAGGCACTTTACAAAGCCAAGCGAGGTGGGCGAAACCGGATTGAATTCGGCACTGCCACCCGGTCGTGA
- a CDS encoding DMT family transporter encodes MGEKNVNKRVLFLLDTPLISVQGRFVCPAENVLVSRKNRAYMFCMSCFLSSGMRSMLLGTFLFSIGSLCIKLAGVRLPTSEILFVRGVIGIGFCWMVVRRAGVGMLGARRFLLATRGVVGFLALFAEFYAIVHLPLADAIVILFTHPVAVALLAWIFLGERLGLMSLFAMAGSMLGVIVVCRPDFLFGMSEANLDTVGVWVALAGVGLISLAILTVRSLAKTEHPAVVMVYPPLIITMVSPFLSHDWVFPTGLEFIMMLGVAFFMNAGQYFMTKGYALESAARISAVTCLEIVFAAFWGASFLGEIPDVWTFVGGFLIVMGTLILGHDQGSVSSRSLPPVKGHSG; translated from the coding sequence ATGGGGGAGAAGAACGTCAATAAACGCGTCCTCTTCCTTCTGGATACCCCGTTGATTTCAGTGCAGGGTCGATTCGTGTGTCCCGCAGAGAATGTGCTTGTCAGCAGAAAAAACCGGGCCTACATGTTTTGCATGAGTTGTTTTCTCTCTTCGGGAATGCGTTCCATGCTGTTGGGAACATTTTTGTTTTCCATCGGCTCCCTTTGTATAAAACTGGCTGGAGTCAGACTGCCCACGAGCGAAATACTGTTCGTGCGCGGAGTGATTGGCATAGGGTTCTGTTGGATGGTCGTGCGGCGAGCCGGGGTAGGTATGCTGGGGGCGCGACGGTTTCTTCTCGCGACACGGGGGGTGGTTGGTTTTCTCGCCTTGTTTGCGGAATTTTATGCAATAGTTCATTTACCGCTGGCGGATGCCATTGTCATTCTCTTTACGCATCCAGTAGCAGTGGCTTTGTTGGCATGGATATTTCTTGGGGAGCGGCTTGGTCTCATGAGCCTTTTCGCTATGGCGGGCAGTATGCTCGGAGTGATTGTGGTCTGTCGTCCCGATTTTCTCTTCGGTATGAGCGAAGCAAATCTTGATACTGTGGGGGTATGGGTTGCTCTGGCTGGAGTGGGGTTGATCTCCTTGGCTATCTTGACAGTGCGCTCTCTGGCAAAGACTGAGCACCCTGCCGTGGTCATGGTCTATCCTCCCTTGATTATTACGATGGTATCGCCTTTCCTTTCGCATGATTGGGTATTTCCTACCGGACTCGAATTCATCATGATGCTTGGAGTCGCTTTCTTCATGAACGCAGGACAATATTTCATGACCAAGGGGTATGCTCTGGAAAGTGCGGCTCGTATCAGTGCCGTGACATGTCTCGAGATTGTGTTCGCAGCTTTTTGGGGAGCTTCCTTTCTTGGTGAAATACCGGATGTCTGGACTTTCGTCGGAGGATTTCTCATCGTGATGGGAACCCTGATCCTGGGGCACGATCAAGGCTCAGTTTCCTCTCGCTCTCTTCCTCCTGTGAAAGGGCATTCGGGCTAA
- a CDS encoding PilZ domain-containing protein — translation MTGNKRKSTRVDAGFEAYVTVGDVVIPVATKNISLKGALLEGCDDCLVGTKAELHIPLSPAVRIVTEGEILRAANNETAMIFSEMDELSFTFLHRLVQLNTKDPDAVNEELMEIFEKL, via the coding sequence ATGACTGGAAACAAGCGCAAAAGCACACGAGTCGATGCCGGGTTTGAAGCCTATGTGACCGTGGGGGATGTTGTCATCCCGGTCGCCACCAAAAATATCAGCCTTAAAGGAGCACTGCTCGAAGGATGCGATGACTGCCTCGTAGGGACCAAGGCCGAACTGCATATTCCGCTTTCACCGGCTGTTCGCATCGTGACAGAGGGAGAAATCCTCCGAGCAGCCAACAATGAAACAGCCATGATTTTCAGTGAAATGGATGAGTTGAGCTTTACTTTCCTCCATAGACTCGTACAGCTCAACACCAAAGACCCGGACGCAGTGAATGAGGAACTCATGGAAATTTTCGAAAAACTTTAG
- the glpX gene encoding class II fructose-bisphosphatase: MHTEAPQKNLALDLVRVTEAAALACARWLGKGDKISADQAAVDAMRLCFNTLEIDGKVMIGEGEKDDAPMLFNGESLGLGNGPKVDIAVDPLEGTNLLAFGRPNAISVVGVAPAGAMFDPGPSFYMQKLVVPAQAKDVVDIEAPTGHNLKLIARALDKDVDDLVVFVLDKPRHKKLISEIREAGARIQLHTDGDVTGSLMAIDPRSEVDVMMGTGGTPEGVLSATAIRIMGGEMFAKLDPQKQDEKNALAEYGMDVRRVLTVNDLVKSEDLFFAATGISGGTFLKGVAYHGHGAETSSLVMRGKTGTIRYVEAIHNWDALMKFSAVEYD, translated from the coding sequence ATGCATACGGAAGCACCCCAGAAGAACCTTGCCCTCGACCTTGTTCGCGTCACCGAAGCCGCGGCTCTTGCCTGCGCTCGATGGCTCGGCAAGGGAGACAAGATCTCCGCAGACCAGGCCGCCGTGGATGCCATGCGCCTGTGCTTCAACACGCTTGAAATTGATGGCAAGGTCATGATCGGTGAGGGCGAAAAAGACGACGCCCCCATGCTCTTCAACGGCGAAAGCCTCGGACTGGGTAACGGTCCCAAGGTTGACATAGCCGTGGACCCCCTTGAAGGCACGAACCTGCTCGCTTTCGGACGCCCCAACGCCATTTCGGTTGTCGGCGTTGCTCCGGCAGGCGCCATGTTTGATCCAGGCCCGAGTTTCTACATGCAGAAACTGGTGGTTCCGGCCCAGGCAAAGGATGTCGTCGATATCGAAGCCCCCACCGGACACAACCTCAAATTGATAGCCCGCGCCCTGGATAAGGATGTGGACGATCTGGTCGTGTTTGTTCTGGATAAGCCCCGCCACAAGAAACTTATCAGTGAAATCCGCGAAGCCGGAGCGCGCATCCAGTTGCACACTGATGGCGATGTGACAGGCTCCCTCATGGCCATTGATCCCCGAAGCGAAGTCGATGTCATGATGGGAACGGGCGGCACTCCTGAAGGTGTGCTTTCTGCCACTGCCATCCGTATCATGGGTGGAGAGATGTTCGCCAAGCTCGACCCGCAGAAACAGGACGAGAAGAATGCCCTTGCCGAATATGGCATGGACGTTCGCCGAGTCCTGACCGTCAACGATCTGGTCAAGAGCGAGGACCTTTTCTTCGCGGCAACCGGGATATCCGGCGGAACCTTCCTCAAGGGCGTTGCTTATCACGGCCATGGTGCAGAGACATCATCTCTGGTCATGCGGGGCAAGACTGGCACTATTCGTTACGTGGAAGCCATCCATAATTGGGATGCACTGATGAAATTCTCGGCAGTTGAATACGACTAA
- the tkt gene encoding transketolase, which produces MSNQTEKTIAVVKGLIMDGVAKANSGHPGGAMSSADYATILYSEFLNFNPDDSKWFNRDRFILSAGHESMLLYSLLHLNGFISIEDIQNFRQLGSLTPGHPEVHLTPGVEATTGPLGQGFSMSVGFAAAEAYLREKLGSDVVDHYTYVLSSDGDLQEPIALGAASLAGLWGLGKIIAYYDSNKIQLAGPTCNSDCTDHKKVFEGMCWHVIEVDGHNHDEIRAAIKAGQQETSKPTLIIGHTTMAKGCATMEGSHKTHGEPLKADEIAATKKKLGLPADDFHVPADVLESYRARFDSMRKKAADWQTVVDAKLSEADFAEMWGHVTKPRPELEIAWPEFTPGETMATRQAWGKCLDAVMDSLPTLVGGSADLDPSNQTLNFRTTYGDFAVDGYASRNLAFGVREFPMAAIMNGMQLHGGLLPFGATFLTFSDYCRNAIRMSSLQELPVLYVFTHDSFWVGEDGPTHQPIEHVSSLRLIPDLIDLRPADAQETAVCLDIALKQEKHPSVIFLTRQGLPVMDPAEYPAVIDGPRKGGYILKDCEGTPELILIASGSEVSLALETAKLFKRKVRVVSMPSAKLFDDQPDSYKNAVLPPEVTSRAAAEAGRTDYWYKYVGLGGVVLGVDHFGASAPGKILSDKYGFTPENFASMIRQKY; this is translated from the coding sequence ATGAGCAATCAGACGGAAAAGACTATCGCCGTGGTCAAGGGACTGATCATGGACGGCGTTGCCAAGGCCAATTCGGGTCATCCCGGCGGCGCAATGTCCTCCGCCGACTACGCCACCATCCTGTATTCCGAGTTCCTGAACTTCAACCCCGACGACTCGAAGTGGTTCAACCGTGACCGCTTCATCCTGTCCGCGGGGCATGAATCCATGCTACTCTATAGCCTGCTGCACCTCAACGGCTTCATTTCCATTGAGGACATCCAGAATTTCAGACAGCTCGGCTCTCTGACCCCCGGACACCCCGAAGTGCACCTAACTCCAGGCGTCGAGGCCACGACCGGCCCTCTGGGACAGGGCTTCAGCATGTCTGTGGGCTTTGCCGCGGCAGAAGCATACCTGCGGGAAAAACTGGGAAGTGACGTTGTGGACCATTATACATACGTCCTCTCCTCCGATGGAGATCTTCAGGAACCGATCGCCCTGGGCGCTGCTTCTCTGGCCGGTCTCTGGGGACTTGGCAAGATCATCGCCTACTACGACTCCAACAAGATTCAGCTGGCCGGGCCTACCTGCAATTCCGACTGCACAGACCACAAGAAAGTCTTTGAAGGCATGTGTTGGCACGTCATTGAAGTGGATGGCCACAATCATGACGAGATTCGCGCCGCCATCAAGGCCGGACAGCAGGAGACTTCAAAACCGACCCTGATCATCGGTCACACGACCATGGCCAAGGGCTGCGCCACCATGGAAGGCAGCCACAAGACCCATGGTGAACCGCTCAAAGCCGATGAAATCGCTGCAACCAAAAAGAAACTCGGCCTGCCTGCCGATGATTTCCATGTCCCAGCCGATGTGCTCGAATCCTACCGCGCCCGATTTGACAGCATGCGCAAAAAAGCCGCTGACTGGCAGACCGTGGTCGATGCCAAGCTTTCCGAAGCCGATTTTGCCGAGATGTGGGGCCACGTCACCAAACCGCGTCCCGAGCTTGAAATAGCCTGGCCTGAATTCACTCCCGGTGAAACCATGGCCACCCGTCAGGCCTGGGGCAAGTGCCTTGATGCGGTCATGGATTCTCTACCGACCCTGGTCGGCGGTTCCGCAGACCTCGACCCTTCCAACCAGACTCTGAACTTCCGTACCACTTACGGTGACTTTGCCGTCGACGGCTATGCTTCCCGCAACCTCGCCTTCGGCGTCCGCGAGTTCCCCATGGCCGCCATCATGAACGGGATGCAACTGCATGGCGGTCTGCTGCCGTTCGGAGCGACATTCCTGACCTTCTCCGATTACTGCCGCAACGCCATTCGCATGTCCTCCCTGCAAGAATTGCCTGTGTTGTACGTCTTCACTCACGATTCCTTCTGGGTCGGCGAAGACGGTCCGACCCACCAGCCTATCGAGCATGTCAGCTCCCTGCGTCTGATCCCGGACCTCATTGACCTGCGGCCCGCTGATGCACAGGAAACAGCAGTATGCCTGGATATAGCTCTCAAACAGGAAAAGCATCCCTCGGTCATATTCCTGACCCGCCAAGGGCTGCCTGTGATGGACCCGGCCGAGTACCCGGCAGTTATCGACGGACCTCGCAAAGGCGGCTACATTCTCAAGGATTGCGAAGGCACCCCGGAACTGATCCTTATCGCTTCCGGCTCCGAGGTCTCTCTGGCCCTGGAAACGGCCAAGCTCTTCAAACGCAAGGTCCGCGTGGTTTCCATGCCCTCTGCCAAGCTGTTTGACGATCAACCCGATTCATATAAGAATGCAGTTCTGCCGCCTGAAGTGACTTCTCGTGCCGCAGCCGAAGCCGGCCGCACCGACTACTGGTACAAGTATGTCGGCCTTGGCGGAGTCGTGCTCGGCGTGGATCACTTCGGTGCCAGCGCACCCGGCAAGATTTTATCAGATAAATATGGCTTCACTCCCGAGAACTTTGCCAGCATGATCCGCCAGAAATACTAG
- the rpiB gene encoding ribose 5-phosphate isomerase B yields MSKTIVIGSDHGGFNLKKVLIEALQDWGYTVEDEGPDCLDSCDYPLFAAKVVDKIKADNEKLGVLICGTGQGMTMTANRMGVRAALCTNEFLARMSREHNDARILCLGERVTGQGVALGILKAFLETDFGGDRHQRRIDLIDTVSK; encoded by the coding sequence ATGAGCAAAACCATTGTCATCGGCTCGGATCATGGGGGCTTCAATCTCAAGAAAGTTCTTATAGAAGCACTTCAGGACTGGGGATACACTGTAGAAGACGAAGGCCCGGACTGCCTCGACTCCTGCGATTACCCTCTGTTCGCGGCCAAGGTCGTGGACAAGATCAAGGCGGACAACGAAAAACTTGGCGTGCTCATTTGCGGAACAGGCCAGGGCATGACCATGACCGCCAACCGCATGGGAGTCCGAGCGGCTCTGTGCACCAACGAATTTCTCGCCCGGATGTCGCGCGAGCACAATGATGCTCGCATCCTCTGTCTGGGAGAACGAGTCACCGGCCAAGGTGTTGCGCTGGGGATTCTCAAGGCATTTTTGGAAACGGACTTCGGTGGCGACCGGCATCAGCGGCGCATCGACCTCATTGACACTGTCTCCAAATAA